Proteins from a single region of Prinia subflava isolate CZ2003 ecotype Zambia chromosome 10, Cam_Psub_1.2, whole genome shotgun sequence:
- the LOC134555346 gene encoding uncharacterized protein LOC134555346 encodes MAAILNICHLLKTGDKIVCTKGYAGTRDLFEKLKKDYNWEVHYVDGTDLKEMEAAITPETKLVWLETPTNPTLKVIDIRACADLVQKHRHRHDHEVWLAVDNSLMSPYFQRPLSLGADICMSSAAKYINGHGDVLMGLVSVNNKELYERLKSLQSPLGAVPSPFDCFLVNRGLKTLHIRMKLHFQNGLAVAEFLEKHPRVEKVLYPGLPSHPQYELTKQQCVGVSGVMSFYIKGKKENAFAFLRNLKVFAVGFSLGGYESLAEHPATMTHASVPEDDRIAQGISDTLIRLSVGLEDEEDLLADLDQALEAAASTRTDERKRNSLSWTHREEQRQSHCSHKPCAQFPGPVSEPWADFGEGFHPSQLPADFGEGFHPSQLPADFGEGFHPSQLPADFGEGFHPSQLPADFGEGFHPSQLPADFGEGFHPSQLPADFGEGFHPSQLPAALCSILDQGRGSLDSKAGDATTGDCPANTCVEREVPQGVPGSCSCSFPDVWLVHLGLLWLFLGCAGLSLGPGCASLGALSCPAALHCPWRGRAPLVLPPFPEETGITRDPESPPVPPLPRQGHLPLSQAAPSVQPGLGHCQGSRGSHSSPGLGSLPFSQECLNLEDCAALLLFQVFVRAAAFSKG; translated from the exons ATGGCAGCAATTCTGAACATCTGTCACCTGCTGAAGACAGGGGACAAAATTGTCTGCACAAAGGGCTATGCAG gtACAAGAGACTTATTTGAGAAACTAAAAAAGGATTATAACTGGGAAGTGCATTATGTTGATGGCACAGACCTAAAAGAGATGGAAGCTGCAATTACACCAGAGACCAAG CTGGTTTGGCTGGAGACCCCCACGAACCCCACGCTGAAGGTGATCGACATCAGAGCCTGCGCAGACCTGGTGCAgaagcacaggcacaggcacgaCCATGAGGTGTGGCTGGCAGTGGACAACAGCTTGATGTCTCCATATTTCCAG cGCCCTTTGTCCCTGGGGGCTGATATTTGTATGTCTTCTGCAGCCAAATACATCAATG GGCACGGTGATGTTCTCATGGGCCTGGTCTCTGTAAACAACAAAGAACTCTACGAGAGGCTCAAATCCCTGCAGTCCC ccctgggagctgtgccctCCCCCTTTGACTGCTTCCTCGTCAACCGCGGGCTCAAGACCCTGCACATCCGCATGAAGCTGCACTTCCAGAACGGCCTGGCCGTGGCCGAGTTCCTGGAGAAACACCCGCGGGTGGAGAAGGTGCTGTACCCAG GGCTGCCTTCCCACCCCCAGTATGAGCTGACCAAGCAGCAGTGTGTGGGCGTCTCAGGGGTCATGAGCTTCTacatcaaagggaaaaaagaaaatgcctttGCCTTCCTCAGGAACCTGAAG GTGTTTGCTGTGGGTTTTAGTCTGGGTGGCTACGAGAGCCTGGCAGAGCACCC GGCCACTATGACCCACGCATCAGTGCCTGAGGACGACAGAATTGCTCAGGGAATCAGCGACACCTTGATCCGCCTCTCGGTGGGgctggaggatgaggaggatttGCTGGCAGACCTGGACCAGGCCCTGGAGGCTGCG GCTTCCACGAGGACAGATGAACGTAAAAGGAATTCTCTCTCTTGGACacacagggaggagcagaggcagagccacTGCAGCCACAAGCCGTGTGCCCAGTTCCCAGGCCCCGTGTCAGAGCCATGGGCTGATTTTGGGGAGGGattccatcccagccagctcccagctgattttggggagggattccatcccagccagctcccagctgattttggggagggattccatcccagccagctcccagctgattttggggagggattccatcccagccagctcccagctgattttggggagggattccatcccagccagctcccagctgattttggggagggattccatcccagccagctcccagctgattttggggagggattccatcccagccagctcccagctgctctctgcagcatcTTGGATCAGGGAAGGGGAAGTTTGGATTCCAAAGCTGGGGACGCCACCACTGGAGACTGCCCAGCAAACACTTGTGTGGAGAGGGAGGTgccccagggtgtcccagggagctgctcctgctcctttccaGACGTTTGGCTCGTTCACCTCGGGCTCCTGTGGTtgtttttggggtgtgctgGGCTGTCCTTGGGTCCAGGCTGTGCTTCCCTCggggccctgtcctgcccagcagctctgcactgcccgTGGAGGGGGAGAGCTCCCCTCgtccttccccccttccctgaGGAAACAGGAATTACAAGGGACCCTGaatcccccccagtgccacccctgccacggcagggacacctcccactgtcccaggctgctcccagtgtccagcctggcctggggcactgccagggatccaggggcagccacagctcccccGGCCTCGGctccctgcccttctcccaGGAGTGTCTGAACTTGGAGGACTGTGCCgctctcctgcttttccaggtttttgtccgtgctgctgccttttccaaGGGTTGA